From one Trifolium pratense cultivar HEN17-A07 linkage group LG1, ARS_RC_1.1, whole genome shotgun sequence genomic stretch:
- the LOC123902123 gene encoding WRKY transcription factor 23-like, with protein MEKKEMGVKSEDINIDSSSLLNSYQFSSVFDFCEVEKSSSLGFMELLGVQDYSPLLDVPQLSTMSMKTTTVMASSDTGKDSSEVLNQQQPATPNSCSISSASSEAINDNKTFFKQTEDDERDEEEKQKTNKQLKTKKTNQKKQREPRFAFMTKSEVDHLEDGYRWRKYGQKAVKNSPFPRSYYRCTTVSCNVKKRVERSFTDPSIVVTTYEGQHTHPSPAMSRSAFVGAQIAPPAGLVSGGFPTNYGSFSQGTYLSSSQYHQQQLLANTFSSLNHPYNNSSAFIQDRKLCNQGTTTAAAFLRDHGLLQDVVPSHMLKEE; from the exons ATGGAGAAGAAAGAGATGGGTGTGAAAAGTGAGGATATTAATATCGATTCCTCATCTTTgctaaacagttatcaattttCAAGTGTCTTTGATTTCTGTGAGGTAGAAAAAAGCTCTTCTTTAGGGTTTATGGAGTTACTTGGTGTTCAGGATTATAGTCCTCTGCTTGATGTACCTCAACTATCAACCATGTCTATGAAAACAACTACAGTCATGGCTTCATCTGATACTGGAAAAGACTCTTCTGAAGTTTTGAACCAGCAACAACCTGCAACTCCTAACTCTTGTTCGATTTCATCGGCATCTAGTGAAGCCATCAATGATAACAAGactttttttaaacaaactgaagatgatgaaagagatgaagaagaaaagcaaAAGACCAACAAACA GTTGAAGACGAAGAAAACAAATCAAAAGAAACAGAGAGAACCAAGATTTGCGTTCATGACAAAAAGCGAGGTTGATCATCTAGAAGATGGTTATAGATGGAGAAAGTACGGTCAAAAAGCTGTCAAAAACAGCCCCTTTCCAAG GAGTTACTATCGTTGCACCACTGTGTCATGTAATGTGAAGAAACGTGTGGAACGTTCTTTTACTGATCCAAGTATTGTAGTTACAACTTATGAAGGCCAACATACTCATCCAAGTCCAGCTATGTCGCGTTCCGCCTTTGTCGGAGCTCAAATAGCACCACCGGCCGGTTTAGTTTCCGGTGGATTTCCTACTAACTACGGCTCATTTTCGCAAGGGACTTATTTATCATCATCACAGTATCATCAGCAACAATTACTTGCTAATACATTTTCCTCATTGAATCATCCTTATAACAATTCTTCAGCTTTTATTCAAGACAGGAAGCTTTGTAATCAAGGGACAACAACTGCTGCTGCATTTCTTAGGGATCATGGACTTCTTCAAGATGTTGTTCCTTCACATATGTTGAAAGAAGAGTAG